AGCATTCACTTTAATCAGAGCCAGCTCACGTGCAACCATCGGTTTGGATCCAAGATCAATGACCTTAATAACATCAATTAGCTTGTAAAGCTGCTTCTCAATTTGTTCAAGCGTATGCTGGTCTCCAAGAGTAACGATGACCATCCGAGACAGCCCAGCCTCTTCAGACTGACCTACGGTAATACTCTCAATATTAAATCCCCGACGACCGAACAAACCTGACACCCGCTGAAGCACACCCGGCTGGTCATTTACAAGTACAGAAATCGTATGTCTTGTCACTGTTATTCATCCCCCA
This window of the Paenibacillus sp. FSL R10-2734 genome carries:
- the ilvN gene encoding acetolactate synthase small subunit, with the translated sequence MTVTRHTISVLVNDQPGVLQRVSGLFGRRGFNIESITVGQSEEAGLSRMVIVTLGDQHTLEQIEKQLYKLIDVIKVIDLGSKPMVARELALIKVNADPSERPEIMGVVETFRASVVDIGTTSLLVQVVGDTQKIDAMIELLKPYGIKELSRTGVTAMVRGNS